A stretch of Oncorhynchus mykiss isolate Arlee chromosome 26, USDA_OmykA_1.1, whole genome shotgun sequence DNA encodes these proteins:
- the LOC118944404 gene encoding potassium/sodium hyperpolarization-activated cyclic nucleotide-gated channel 4-like yields the protein MMRRAFETVALDRLDRIGKKNSLLQHKVQHDLSSGVLNYQENEIIQQIVQHDRDMATCAHLLQNIPPPQPPSPGHTPVIWAPLIQAPLQAAAATTSVAIALTHHPHLPHLPAALFRPPVTVLGSRNLQDPPPGRLKKFHTSAPTSSMGPDSPSSTPSKLHCSGMDTALLASFRAHHTTQGSGAASSSQQASSSSGTQPGPTGAFPFGPFSSSGGSPSHSTAQSTAQLHSQPQTQQPFRCTTPPLAALFQQGVMEGAVGTGMGGATGGATGWSSGGTTGGEIGGVAEGATGGTIRRATGWGRRGSIEGYTTGVHLGGATGGYSGGASGGHIRGTSGGHIGATGGAMGGAAGGHIGGAMGGATGGMTIGVLGTSSSGCSISPQSTGSSGNINPCQLLHSQLPPKPPQVGSLQQFAGGGRTPSGFYHLPPPGSPSSSSTQQAPEGSPSPLAQFSLAGLQSGLVPQLSLERSALASLAQYGSANGSPCYTPLGPSPTVQSPVTGRTFHYSDSSSATGSHSSLLMPQTSLPSQQHAAGSESLLGLGSFSEDMKLLSCSNTSLPQDVTQAMGYSSLPRSSPPRTSPPRSSPPRTSPPCSSMEPGYCFSSPYTSPILVPKPCSSVPGHMTPPVPAQMSPGHLQHQTQSPVASPALPPRKGSAAHSELEPVRSKLTSNL from the exons ATGATGAGACGGGCCTTCGAGACCGTGGCTCTGGACCGGCTGGACCGCATAG gGAAGAAGAACTCCCTCCTGCAGCACAAGGTGCAGCACGACCTGAGCTCCGGCGTTCTCAACTACCAGGAGAACGAGATCATCCAGCAGATTGTGCAGCATGACAGAGACATGGCCACCTGTGCCCACCTCCTGCAGAACATTCCTCcgcctcagcccccgtctccgggGCACACTCCCGTCATCTGGGCTCCCCTCATCCAGGCACCCCTGCAGGCTGCTGCCGCCACCACCTCTGTTGCCATCGCCTTGACGCACCACCCccacctcccccacctccccgCCGCGCTCTTCCGCCCTCCGGTCACGGTCCTGGGCTCCAGGAACCTCCAGGACCCTCCCCCCGGCCGGCTGAAGAAGTTCCACACGTCAGCGCCCACCTCCTCCATGGGACCTGACTCCCCCTCCAGCACCCCATCTAAACTGCACTGCTCTGGGATGGACACAGCCCTGCTGGCCTCCTTCCGGGCCCACCACACGACTCAGGGGTCAGGGGCAGCCAGCTCCAGTCAGCAGGCGTCCAGCAGCAGTGGAACCCAGCCTGGGCCTACCGGGGCCTTTCCCTTTGGACCTTTCTCCTCCTCCGGGGGCTCTCCCTCCCACAGCACGGCCCAGAGCACGGCCCAGCTCCACTCACAGCCCCAGACGCAGCAGCCATTCCGCTGCACCACCCCGCCTCTCGCTGCCCTCTTCCAGCAGGGAGTCATGGAGGGAGCCGTGGGGACAGGGATGGGTGGAGCAACAGGGGGAGCTACAGGTTGGTCTTCAGGAGGCACTACCGGAGGTGAAATAGGAGGGGTTGCTGAGGGGGCCACGGGTGGGACAATAAGAAGGGCCACTGGTTGGGGTAGACGTGGGTCTATAGAAGGATATACTACTGGAGTGCATTTAGGAGGAGCCACTGGGGGGTACTCAGGAGGGGCTAGTGGTGGGCACATTAGAGGAACTAGTGGAGGACATATAGGAGCTACTGGTGGAGCAATGGGAGGGGCAGCTGGAGGGCATATAGGAGGGGCAATGGGAGGGGCTACAGGTGGAATGACAATTGGAGTTCTGGGTACCTCTAGTTCTGGTTGTAGTATCAGCCCCCAGTCCACTGGTTCATCCGGCAACATTAACCCCTGTCAGCTGCTCCACAGCCAGCTGCCCCCCAAGCCTCCACAGGTGGGCTCCCTGCAGCAGTTTGCAGGCGGGGGTAGGACTCCTAGTGGGTTCTACCACCTCCCCCCTCCAggctccccatcctcctcctccacccagcAGGCCCCAGAGGGCTCCCCTTCTCCCCTGGCCCAGTTCAGCCTGGCAGGCCTCCAGTCTGGCCTGGTCCCTCAGCTGTCCCTGGAGAGGTCTGCCCTGGCCTCGTTGGCCCAGTACGGCTCAGCTAACGGCTCGCCCTGCTACACCCCCCTGGGGCCTAGCCCCACGGTCCAAAGTCCAGTCACAGGAAGGACTTTCCACTACAGTGATTCGTCCAGTGCCACAGGgtcccacagctctctgctcATGCCCCAGACCTCCCTCCCTAGCCAGCAGCACGCAGCCGGCAGTGAGTCTCTGCTGGGGCTGGGCAGCTTCTCTGAGGATATGAAACTATTGTCCTGTTCTAACACCTCCCTGCCCCAGGATGTGACCCAGGCCATGGGATACTCCTCCCTCCCACGCTCCTCACCCCCTCGCACCTCGCCCCCACGCTCCTCACCCCCTCGCACCTCGCCCCCATGCTCCTCCATGGAGCCAGGATACTGCTTCTCCTCGCCCTACACCTCCCCCATCCTAGTTCCAAAACCCTGTAGCTCGGTGCCAGGGCACATGACTCCTCCTGTCCCTGCCCAGATGTCTCCAGGACACCTGCAGCACCAGACTCAGTCCCCCGTGGCCTCCCCGGCCCTGCCGCCACGGAAAGGCTCGGCAGCCCACTCTGAACTAGAACCTGTCCGCTCCAAACTAACCTCCAATTTGTGA